In Paenibacillus sonchi, the genomic stretch AGTGCAGAAAGGAGCTTCAGCATGTCAGTAAGAACGACTATCGAGATAGCCGGAGCCAAGCAGAATAACCTGAAGAACATTTCCGTTGAAATTCCGCGGGACCAATTAACAGTGATCACAGGAGTGTCCGGCTCAGGGAAATCTTCGCTTGCTTTTGACGTCATTTACGGAGAGGGGCAAAGGCGGTTTCTGGACTCTATCTCAACCTTCGCCAAGAGCCGAATCAGCCAGCTAAAAAAAGCAAAGGTCGACTATGTTCGCGGCCTATCCCCGGTAATCGCGATTGAACAGAAAAAAAGCAATAACAATCCGCGTTCCACCGTCGGCACGGTCACGGATATCAACGATTATCTGCGCCTGCTGTACGCTACGGCGGGTGTCGGGAGATGTCCGGAATGCGGCCATTCCCTGAAACAGCTGTCCGCTGCCCAGATCGCCGAGCGGATTTCCTCATTGCCCTCCGGGACAGTGGTAGAGCTGCGGGCTCCCGTCTATAAAGTATTTGGAGAGGAGTACAGCTTCACTTTCCAGCAGTTAAGGGAAAAGGGGTATAAGAATCTGCTGGTGGATGGCGAGCCTTTTTCACTGGCGGAAAAAGAGAACTCGATGAGACCCGGGAATATCACATTGAAATGGTCATTGACCGCTTCCAGCTGAAAAAGGATACCTATATTCAACTGACCAAATCCATTGAAGCCGCAATGCTGGCATTGGAAGAGGATATCATGATCAAAGTGGAGGTTCCGGGAGGCGTGGCCCCGTCCTTCTATCAGGAGTTTGGCTGTCCGGAGCATCATTTCTTCCTGTGTGACATGCAGCCGTTCCATTTTTCCTTCAACTCGCCTGTAAGCGCCTGCCATACCTGCCTTGGGGTAGGGATGTCTTATGTGGTGGAGCCCCGTTTTCTGGTGGTGGCACCGGAAAAAAGCATCAGCAAGGGAGCGCTCAAAAGTACAGTCTTTAACCCTGCGGGCAAGGACAGCTACCGCTCTGTGCTGATGTACAGCCTGTCTCAGAAGTATCATTTCAGCCTGGACACGCCTTTCTGCGATCTTCCGAAGGAGATTCACGATATTCTCTTTTATGGGACCAAAGGCGAGGTTCTCCCCATGCTCCAGCCCCCTAATTCGACCAAGAAGAACTGGATGATCGGACGGGACCGGCCTTTCTGGGGGTTCGTCCATGAAATGGAGAGCTGGTACAAGCATTACATACGGAAGACTTCGACCTCGGAAGCCTTCGAACCGACGTTCATCAAGGATTGTATGATCGAGAAGATCTGCCCGGAATGCAACGGTGCAAGACTCAAAAAACAGCGGCTCCAGGTTACGCTTGGAGAAGAGAATATAGACCAGCTAAGCCGCAAACAGCTGCCGGAGCTGCTTCATTCGCTGGAAACGCTCACGTTCGAAGCTGAGGTTCAGGATGTGGCTTCCTCGATCATTCAAGAGATCCGGACCAGGGTTTCCCTTTTAATTGATATCGGGCTTCACTACATCAGTCTTAACCGGAGAAGCGACAGTATTTCAGGCGGCGAGATGCAGCGGATCAAAATGTCCACCCAGATCAGCAGTGAGCTGATGGGGATGCTGTACGTGATGGATGAACCGAGTATTGGCCTGCACCCCCGGGATTCAAGCCGCGTGATTGATACGATGAAGAAACTGCGGGATATCGGCAATACCGTAATTGTGGTTGAACACGATATGGATACGATTCAGAGTGCAGATCATATTATCGAAATTGGCCCGGGTCCGGGGATTCATGGCGGGCATGTCGTTGCCTGCGGCACAATGGAAGATATAATGAATGAACCCCAGTCTGTAACGGGCCAATATTTATCGGGAAAAGCCCACATCCCTGTTCCAGGGAAGCGCCGAAGTCTGGGAGATGATTTTCTGAGTATTCAGGGCGCCCGGGAGAACAACCTGAAGAATGTGGATCTGGACATTCCATTGGGTGTATTCATTTGTATTACCGGAGTTTCGGGTTCTGGAAAAAGCTCGCTGATCAACGAGATTCTGTTCAAGCAACTGAAGATCGACAAGACGGCTGCGCGGATGGTTGCGGGGGAGCATGATTTTCTGTTTGGCGCGGACCTGCTGAACAATGTCATCAACATCGACCAGACCCCCATTGGAAGGAACAGCAAGTCCAATCCGGCAACCTACATTGGCATTTATGATAAAATCCGGGATCTGTTCGCCTCGCAGCCGGAGGCTGCCGACCGGGGGTACCAGGCGATTGATTTCAGTCTGACCCATGCGGGAGGCACCCGCTGTGAGCAATGTGCCGGAGACGGAGTGATCGTCACCAATCTGCAGTTTATGGCGGACATTGAAACCATCTGCCCGGTGTGTAAGGGACAGCGGTTCTCCGAAGAAGGACTTGAAATTAAGGTCCACGGCAAAAGCATCGCCGATGTGCTGGAGATGACAGTGGAGGAAGCACGTGAGTTCTTCAGTGACCACAAGTATCTGAAGCATAAGCTGGAGATTATGGATGAATTGGGGCTTGGCTATATGCGTCTGGGCCAAAGCTCGACCACGTTGTCCGGCGGAGAGGCGCAGCGGGTCAAGCTGGCCTATGAGCTGTCCAAAATCAAGAGGGGAGCCCGTAACCTGTATATCCTGGACGAGCCTACCACAGGGCTGCACCTGTCGGATATCCAGAAGCTGCTGCTGTCACTGGGCAGGCTGGTGGACAAGGGACATACGGTCATCGTTGTTGAACATCATCTGGACGTCATGAAGTCCGCGGATTATATTATTGACATGGGCCCGGAAGGCGGCCATCAGGGCGGGTATGTTGTGGCTGAAGGCACACCGGAGCAGGTAGCTCAGGTGGAAGCTTCCCATACGGGAAGGTTTCTCCGCACGGTGCTATAGGAGGTTGAAGTGAAGGCTTTACAATATGCTGGCAATGTGCGGGAATGGTGCTGGGATATCTATGATGAGAATGTGTATGGCTCCTACCGGATTTTCCGCGGCGGCAGCAGGGCGGAGGAGGCCAGGGGCTGCGGAGCCACCTGCCGCCGCCGGAGTCACTCTACGTTCCATATTGATGATCTTGGTTTCCGTCTGGCCCGGTCGTTGCGATAATGGGATAATAAAGCAATAGGCAGTTTACCGTTCGAAAAAATAAAAGCTTGAATTGTGGGCTCAAAAATGTTACACTCTTAAACGTGAGAAATTTACAAATCCACATTGCAGCCTCTTTATTAGAATAGGACGGTACTGCATATGTGGACTCTTAGCTCAGTTGGTAGAGCAGTTGACTCTTAATCAATTGGTCCAGGGTTCGAGTCCCTGAGAGTCCATCCTGAAGAAACGGCAGAAATGCCGTTTCTTTTTTTGCGTAGAATTTCTTGCCCGGGTAAACAAGTTTATAAACATAGTAAAACTTTCTACATCCATTATTCCTCAGCAATACTTACTGTGCCTCCAGATAAGCAATGCCAAGCGCCCCGGTTACAGGGTTGCGGTAAGTCTCGCAGGCCACATCGAATACCTGGCCGATTAATTCCTTCGTCAATATATCCTCAGGCTTCCCGCAGGCGGCCACTTGGCCTTTTTTCATCACATACAGATAGTCGCAGTATTCCGCAGCAAGGGTGAGATCATGGAGCGCAGCGAGAATGCCGATGTCAAGCTTTTTGACGATATTTAAAATTTGCAGCTGATATTTGATATCCAGATGATTGGTGGGTTCATCCAGAATCATGAATTCCGGCTGCTGGGCCAGAACCCGGGCGAGAATTACACGCTGCTTCTCTCCACCTGACAATGAATTATAGCTGCGGTCTGCATAACCTTCCAGATTGACCTTGTGCAGAGCCGACGAGACAATATTTGCATCCTCTTGATTGTCGGTCTCCAGCATCCCTTTATGCGGGGTTCTGCCCATCGCGACCATTTCCCGCACGGTGAAGTCAAAGCTCAGTTCGTTGAACTGGCCGACGACCCCCAGCTTTTGCGCCACGAGCCGGGGACTGGATTTCATCAGATTCATTTCAGACAGGGATACCTTGCCCTGGCTCGGTTTGATGACTTTATAAATGCTTTTGAGAAGAGTGGATTTCCCGCAGCCGTTCGGGCCGATGAGGCCGACGAATTGTTTGTTCCTGACCTTCAGCGAGACATCCTTTACGATATTCGCATTGGCGAAAGATACACTTAAGTGCTCAACATTCAAATTCATTAGTTTTTCCCTCCAAATGCGTAGCCTTTTTTGATCAGCATGTACATGAACATCGGGGCGCCAATCAAGGCGGTGATGATCCCGATCGGGAGCTCCACATTCGGTACAATCGTCCGAGCGATCACATCTGTCCAGATCAGGAAGATCGCACCGAACAGAATGGACGCAGGCAGCAGCCTCCGGTGATCGGAGCCTACCAGCCCTCTGACCAAATGGGGAATAATGAGCCCCACGAATCCGATCATGCCGCAGCTTGCCACCATCACCCCTGTTATCAGCGCGGTAATCAGCATATAGGCTTTGCGGAATACCCCAGATGAATCCCCAGAGTGACCGCAGCTTCATCCCCAAGCAGCATGGCGTTCAGAACCCTGAACTGCATCAGGAAAAAGAAAATGGCGGCTGCGACAGCTGCCGAGATCAGCGGCAGCTTATCCCAGCTGGCAGCAGCGAGGCTGCCCATCGTCCAGAAGGTAACAGTCTTAATGCCTTCCGCATTGTTGGCAAAGTAGACAATGAAGTTGGCAAAGGCCGTACATAAAGCATTAATAACCATGCCGGCCAGGACGAGTTTGACGGAGGTCATTTTGCCGCCTGCGCTGGCCAGAATCAAGACCAGAAGCGAAGCGCCGACCGCACCCGCGAAAGCCCAGAAGGCGACGCCTGTCTGGCCCAGCAGTCCCATAGAACCAAAGCCGATCAGGATGGCGAAGGTTGCTCCAAGCGATGCACCGGAAGAGATACCGAGTATGTATGGATCAGCGAGAGGGTTCTGTACGGCCGCCTGCATAATGGTTCCGCACAGCGTCAGCCCGGCACCAATGAACATGGCCATGAGAACGCGGGGAAAGCGGATTTTCCATATAATATCGACGAATGAACCGGAGGTCAGCTCCTGAATATCTCCGATTTGAATGCCCGTGATGTGGTGGAGCAGAATCCGGTACGATTGCGAAACGGGAATATCGACCTGTCCAAAGGAGACAGCCGCGCCCGCTGACAATATCGTAATAATCAGCAGAATGCCTATGATGGTCATAAAGCCATAACGGGTATGAATAATGGACTGCTTCGGTTCGGTTTGCGCTGATTCAGTTTGCATGGATTCAAAAGGCTCCTTAATCAATATGTTTAGTGTTTAATTTAGAATATAATTCATAATGAGAATGATTGTCAATGATAATTATTCTCATTGACAGACAGTCCAACTTTCTATATTCTACGTTTGTATCCCTTGCAGGACACCGTCTTGTCACAAATCATACAGGATACACAAATGTACATACAGAAAAGGGGACTTGGGCAATGAAGAAATCATTTAAAAGATATGTGCCGCTGCTGGCGGTTTTGGTAATGGCAGTTATGCTTGCAGCTTGTTCATCCGGTACGAAGAATGCGAATGAACCGGGGGAAGCGGCTGCACCTGCAAGCAGCGCTCCGGCCAGTACGCAGGAAGCTGCCCCAAGCACCAAGACGGTATATCCGCTAACTATTGAGAACTACACCAATAACGGTGAAGGAACGGAATGGAAGGCCAAGCCGCAAACCTTTGACAAGGCACCCGAAAAAGTGGTAGCCAATACCCAGGGAGCCGCTGAACTGCTGATCAAGCTGGGCTTGACCGACAAAATGGTCGGCGTTGCCGCCCTTTACGGTGCGGGCGATCCGGCGGTGCAGGAGGAATTCAAGAAGATTCCTGTCATCTCCAAGGAATATGCAAGTAAAGAGCTGGTTGTAGGCGCAAGTCCTGATCTCGTTCTGGGACGCAGTGACCTGTATGCGG encodes the following:
- the uvrA gene encoding excinuclease ABC subunit UvrA — its product is MVIDRFQLKKDTYIQLTKSIEAAMLALEEDIMIKVEVPGGVAPSFYQEFGCPEHHFFLCDMQPFHFSFNSPVSACHTCLGVGMSYVVEPRFLVVAPEKSISKGALKSTVFNPAGKDSYRSVLMYSLSQKYHFSLDTPFCDLPKEIHDILFYGTKGEVLPMLQPPNSTKKNWMIGRDRPFWGFVHEMESWYKHYIRKTSTSEAFEPTFIKDCMIEKICPECNGARLKKQRLQVTLGEENIDQLSRKQLPELLHSLETLTFEAEVQDVASSIIQEIRTRVSLLIDIGLHYISLNRRSDSISGGEMQRIKMSTQISSELMGMLYVMDEPSIGLHPRDSSRVIDTMKKLRDIGNTVIVVEHDMDTIQSADHIIEIGPGPGIHGGHVVACGTMEDIMNEPQSVTGQYLSGKAHIPVPGKRRSLGDDFLSIQGARENNLKNVDLDIPLGVFICITGVSGSGKSSLINEILFKQLKIDKTAARMVAGEHDFLFGADLLNNVINIDQTPIGRNSKSNPATYIGIYDKIRDLFASQPEAADRGYQAIDFSLTHAGGTRCEQCAGDGVIVTNLQFMADIETICPVCKGQRFSEEGLEIKVHGKSIADVLEMTVEEAREFFSDHKYLKHKLEIMDELGLGYMRLGQSSTTLSGGEAQRVKLAYELSKIKRGARNLYILDEPTTGLHLSDIQKLLLSLGRLVDKGHTVIVVEHHLDVMKSADYIIDMGPEGGHQGGYVVAEGTPEQVAQVEASHTGRFLRTVL
- a CDS encoding ABC transporter ATP-binding protein translates to MNLNVEHLSVSFANANIVKDVSLKVRNKQFVGLIGPNGCGKSTLLKSIYKVIKPSQGKVSLSEMNLMKSSPRLVAQKLGVVGQFNELSFDFTVREMVAMGRTPHKGMLETDNQEDANIVSSALHKVNLEGYADRSYNSLSGGEKQRVILARVLAQQPEFMILDEPTNHLDIKYQLQILNIVKKLDIGILAALHDLTLAAEYCDYLYVMKKGQVAACGKPEDILTKELIGQVFDVACETYRNPVTGALGIAYLEAQ